Proteins encoded within one genomic window of Rossellomorea vietnamensis:
- a CDS encoding carbohydrate binding domain-containing protein → MLKKAVTSFTAACLIMTLPPANIGSAAPQKDKPFHLKDSTLKDRTIEGDLVITPAAGKDITLENVTVEGKTLIKGDAPDTLQLTDSELKSLSVKGPGHLSTITVSGDSVVEQTFLEGNVLLEENEITSEGFQDVTVSASNVKTKNADLKGEFDTVSTTGKKGEAELELDGIADRLELNTLSNVSLTPDGMVKELLVSKAGKGSAIDGEGSIEKATLEGAIVWNGKETSEASSIVTPWTLVWNDEFNEDEIDRDKWTFDIGNGYTDANGTFISGWGNNEKQYYTDRPENARTEDGKLLITAKKENYQGYGYTSSRLKTKGLFSKTYGKFEMKASLPVGKGYWPAFWMLPEDDRYGGWAASGEIDILEAQGSNPGEAIGTLHYGESWPNNKYTGDHYSFEDGSTIADEHVYSVEWEPGEIRWYVDGKLRQTQNNWYSKGTGNAANFTYPAPFDQSFHMLLNLAIGGNFDGEPTEETMFPQSMDVDYVRVYDLTGRPYQTPELPEFEQAPLPDDAKQPLEDGNLMYNTGFDGEWEDVDGIPGVENTDYWYFLTVPDFGGKANVSLDQIEGRNFAKVDVEEPGSQPYSVQLIQDVSLGKGRYYRVSFDAKSTGSRKVNVKVGGGEARGYSAYSNSESFSLKDGVESYEMVFQMTEENDLAARVEFNLGLSKLPVWLGNIRVEEIPPVEVDPDATKPELPTGNLIYNGTFDQGFPDRLLYWHLLGSGNALGVDPDERLFSAKPSSETEEAGLVQKGIQLKGLNEYELTFDGVAESRRDIQIEMRSKDGEEVYATETIPLTADWEKHDMTFTMPDVTDLESHLVIDLGGSTHEVKIDNLSLKKKTGPPGANVIQNGSFDSDLEYWANYIHFDASAGISSEDGQAKISIGSEGNETWSVQLFQEGLKLKPGVEYTLSFDASSTVDRTMEVTIENAAYTRYLSEVAQLGGEMTHYEYTFTPPVGEDTSLKFLIGKSGSSIGAHDVVIDNVELK, encoded by the coding sequence ATGTTAAAAAAAGCAGTCACTTCGTTTACCGCTGCATGTCTCATCATGACTCTGCCACCCGCGAACATAGGTAGTGCCGCCCCACAAAAAGACAAACCTTTTCACCTCAAAGATTCAACCTTAAAAGATAGAACGATAGAAGGCGACCTCGTGATCACACCGGCTGCCGGAAAGGATATCACCCTTGAAAACGTGACGGTAGAAGGGAAGACGCTGATCAAGGGAGATGCACCCGATACACTTCAATTGACAGATTCCGAGTTGAAGAGCCTTTCAGTTAAAGGACCTGGTCATTTGTCGACGATCACGGTTTCCGGGGATTCGGTCGTTGAACAAACCTTCCTCGAAGGAAATGTGTTATTGGAAGAAAACGAGATTACGTCCGAAGGATTTCAAGACGTTACGGTCTCGGCATCAAATGTGAAAACGAAAAACGCCGATTTGAAAGGTGAATTCGATACAGTTTCCACGACAGGGAAAAAAGGAGAAGCAGAACTGGAGCTTGACGGCATTGCCGATCGGTTAGAATTGAACACGCTTTCAAATGTCTCCCTTACGCCTGATGGGATGGTGAAGGAGCTCCTCGTTTCGAAAGCAGGGAAAGGGTCGGCCATCGATGGAGAAGGTTCCATCGAAAAAGCCACGCTGGAAGGCGCCATCGTTTGGAATGGAAAAGAAACAAGTGAAGCCTCTTCTATTGTCACGCCATGGACCCTTGTGTGGAATGATGAATTCAATGAGGATGAGATCGATCGCGACAAGTGGACGTTCGATATCGGCAACGGATATACCGATGCGAACGGTACCTTCATTTCAGGATGGGGAAATAATGAAAAGCAATACTACACGGACCGTCCTGAAAATGCGAGGACTGAAGACGGGAAGCTTCTGATTACGGCTAAAAAAGAAAACTATCAAGGATACGGCTATACGTCCTCCCGTTTAAAGACGAAGGGCCTGTTTTCCAAGACGTATGGAAAATTTGAGATGAAGGCCTCCCTTCCGGTTGGAAAGGGATATTGGCCGGCTTTCTGGATGCTTCCGGAAGATGACCGGTATGGCGGATGGGCTGCTTCCGGTGAGATTGATATTTTAGAAGCACAGGGCAGCAATCCGGGTGAAGCAATCGGGACGCTTCATTACGGGGAATCGTGGCCGAATAATAAATACACCGGTGATCACTATAGCTTTGAAGATGGATCGACGATTGCCGACGAGCATGTGTACTCCGTTGAATGGGAGCCGGGGGAAATCCGCTGGTATGTGGATGGGAAACTCCGCCAGACCCAGAACAATTGGTACAGCAAAGGGACCGGCAACGCTGCCAACTTCACGTACCCTGCGCCGTTTGATCAATCTTTCCATATGCTGTTGAATCTTGCGATAGGCGGAAACTTCGACGGTGAACCGACGGAAGAGACGATGTTCCCTCAATCCATGGATGTGGATTATGTACGTGTGTATGACTTGACGGGAAGACCGTATCAAACGCCGGAACTGCCGGAATTTGAACAAGCTCCATTGCCTGACGATGCGAAGCAGCCACTCGAAGACGGAAATCTCATGTACAATACCGGATTTGATGGGGAATGGGAAGACGTTGACGGGATTCCGGGAGTGGAAAATACGGATTACTGGTACTTCTTGACCGTCCCTGACTTCGGCGGGAAAGCCAATGTCTCCCTTGATCAGATCGAGGGAAGGAATTTTGCCAAAGTGGATGTGGAAGAACCGGGAAGCCAGCCTTATTCCGTTCAGCTCATCCAGGACGTATCACTCGGGAAGGGCCGTTACTACCGGGTATCCTTCGATGCAAAATCGACGGGATCACGGAAGGTCAATGTAAAAGTCGGCGGGGGTGAAGCCAGGGGATACAGTGCCTATTCAAACAGTGAATCTTTTTCACTGAAAGATGGGGTGGAATCCTATGAAATGGTCTTCCAGATGACCGAAGAAAATGATTTGGCAGCCCGTGTGGAATTTAATCTCGGATTGTCCAAGCTCCCTGTTTGGCTCGGAAATATCCGGGTGGAGGAGATCCCGCCTGTCGAAGTGGATCCGGATGCTACCAAACCTGAACTGCCGACGGGGAACCTTATATACAATGGGACGTTCGACCAGGGATTCCCTGACCGCCTTCTTTATTGGCATCTGCTAGGTTCCGGGAATGCGTTGGGAGTGGACCCTGACGAGCGGTTATTCTCAGCCAAGCCTTCCAGCGAAACGGAAGAAGCCGGGCTGGTGCAAAAAGGCATCCAGCTTAAGGGGTTGAATGAATATGAATTGACGTTCGACGGAGTGGCAGAAAGTCGTCGTGATATACAGATCGAGATGAGAAGCAAGGATGGGGAAGAGGTGTACGCAACGGAAACGATCCCTCTCACCGCTGATTGGGAGAAGCATGACATGACGTTCACGATGCCGGATGTGACGGATTTGGAGTCACATCTGGTGATTGATCTGGGTGGCAGTACCCATGAAGTGAAGATCGATAACCTTTCGTTAAAGAAGAAAACGGGACCTCCGGGTGCAAATGTCATCCAGAACGGATCGTTTGATTCTGATTTAGAATACTGGGCGAATTACATCCATTTCGATGCTTCTGCCGGTATCTCTTCTGAAGACGGACAGGCAAAGATCTCGATCGGAAGCGAAGGGAACGAAACATGGAGTGTACAGCTTTTCCAAGAAGGACTGAAGCTTAAGCCGGGAGTGGAATACACCCTTTCCTTCGATGCGAGTTCGACGGTCGACCGGACGATGGAAGTGACGATTGAAAATGCTGCGTATACACGCTATTTATCAGAAGTCGCTCAGTTGGGTGGAGAGATGACGCATTATGAGTATACGTTTACGCCACCTGTGGGCGAGGACACGAGCCTTAAGTTCCTGATTGGAAAGAGCGGTTCGTCGATTGGTGCTCATGATGTAGTGATTGATAATGTGGAATTGAAGTAG
- a CDS encoding LacI family DNA-binding transcriptional regulator — protein sequence MDIFDIAKLAGVSRKTVQRVLNDSPQVRTETRERILKIMEEHQYQPNVSARRLVKKKTHTIGLFIIQDPGKDRIYSDDLFYSVVIGAVINACSLRGYKVLVTMAEVDNPSPVLKLYREKSIDAGIIISWSSVQSIVDEILSANFLVGVFDQNNLTHRTSSIPMPVLENEASAMEATRHLLQLGHEEIGIITGDQDNPAAVERLNGYQKALKEAGIRVKPEYIYTGRFVEESGRDAVHHWIRQGDLPSAIFCSNDHIAFGALKALKEAGRDVPRDVSLIGFDNILLTEYTSPALSTMNVPRVEMAVALVEELIQRVEGEPYETMSPFQATLVIRNSCLEKKA from the coding sequence ATGGATATATTTGATATAGCGAAGCTAGCCGGGGTGTCGAGGAAAACGGTGCAGCGGGTGTTGAATGATTCGCCCCAGGTACGGACCGAAACCCGGGAGCGGATCTTGAAGATCATGGAGGAGCATCAGTATCAACCGAATGTGTCAGCGCGGAGACTGGTGAAGAAGAAGACCCATACGATCGGGCTGTTCATCATTCAGGACCCTGGTAAGGATCGGATCTATTCCGACGATCTTTTTTACAGCGTGGTGATCGGGGCGGTGATCAATGCCTGTTCTCTTCGGGGGTATAAGGTGCTCGTGACGATGGCGGAGGTGGATAATCCGTCTCCCGTGTTGAAGCTTTACCGGGAAAAAAGCATCGATGCAGGAATCATCATCAGCTGGAGCAGCGTCCAGTCGATCGTCGATGAAATCCTTTCCGCCAACTTTTTGGTCGGGGTTTTCGATCAGAACAACTTGACCCATCGTACTTCTTCCATCCCCATGCCTGTATTGGAAAATGAAGCGAGTGCCATGGAGGCGACCCGTCACCTGCTTCAGCTTGGGCATGAAGAAATCGGCATCATTACGGGGGACCAAGATAATCCTGCAGCGGTGGAGCGACTAAATGGCTACCAAAAGGCATTGAAAGAAGCAGGGATCAGAGTGAAGCCGGAGTACATCTATACGGGCAGGTTTGTGGAAGAGTCGGGAAGGGACGCCGTCCATCATTGGATCCGGCAGGGGGATCTTCCTTCCGCTATTTTCTGCTCCAATGATCATATCGCTTTCGGGGCCCTCAAGGCATTGAAGGAAGCGGGCCGGGATGTACCAAGGGACGTTTCACTCATCGGTTTTGATAATATTTTGCTGACAGAATACACATCGCCTGCCCTTTCGACCATGAACGTTCCGAGAGTGGAGATGGCGGTAGCGTTAGTGGAGGAGCTGATACAAAGGGTTGAAGGGGAGCCATATGAAACGATGAGTCCTTTTCAAGCTACTTTGGTGATCAGGAATTCTTGCTTAGAGAAAAAAGCCTGA
- a CDS encoding GNAT family N-acetyltransferase translates to MKHKDLTIETARLVIRPFVNQDYENWLREHLNRLPSQHKYDVGYQDMSECTEFWFREMLEKHDEMIEGDQVYILGIFLKENGANIGTIDFSTLMRYNFNWGRAGYTVHNRYWNRGYGKEAMKAALQLAFVKLNFHRIEAHINLDNTPSIRLAEAVGMEYECTRKGFIYEFGEWTDNLVYYVNAGE, encoded by the coding sequence ATGAAGCATAAGGACTTAACGATCGAAACAGCACGGTTGGTGATCAGGCCCTTCGTGAATCAGGATTATGAAAACTGGTTGAGGGAACATCTGAACAGGCTCCCGTCACAGCATAAATATGATGTCGGCTATCAGGATATGAGCGAGTGCACGGAGTTCTGGTTCAGGGAGATGCTTGAAAAGCATGACGAAATGATCGAGGGGGATCAGGTGTATATCCTCGGGATCTTCCTGAAAGAAAATGGCGCCAACATCGGGACGATCGATTTCTCGACGCTGATGCGGTACAACTTTAACTGGGGAAGGGCGGGCTATACGGTGCATAATCGTTACTGGAACCGTGGTTACGGGAAGGAAGCGATGAAGGCAGCCCTTCAGCTCGCATTTGTGAAATTGAATTTTCACCGCATCGAAGCTCATATCAATCTGGATAATACGCCTTCCATCCGTCTTGCGGAAGCCGTGGGCATGGAGTATGAGTGCACACGAAAAGGGTTCATTTATGAGTTTGGGGAGTGGACGGATAATCTGGTGTATTATGTGAATGCGGGAGAATAG